A single genomic interval of Carassius auratus strain Wakin chromosome 30, ASM336829v1, whole genome shotgun sequence harbors:
- the LOC113050009 gene encoding pannexin-1-like has product MAIARVATEYVFSDFLLKEQSDSKYKGLRLELATDKLVTFIAVGLPLLLISLAFAQEVSVGTQITCFPPTNFTLRQAAYVDSFCWAAVEHHPSENGADSAPLHLHKFFPYILLLVATLMYIPALFWRFTAAPSLSSDLSFIMEELDRCYNRAIRLTKSLSTKHDKDIAEDPHSGLEMTEACFKYPLVEQYLKTKRSSWALAAKYLLCRILTFLTLLLACFYLTYYIFWVSPSDQFSCNLRRGILVNESVVPDAVQCKLVAVGVFHLLSCMNLVVYLLLVPAVVYAAFQPACQHQRAQFLRPYHLLPAFGHVLDLQPTTRRYDDLSIYLLFLEENLSELKSYKCLQVLELLSEGGEAAFDTMCLLRTLGQVRTDMVDRKQAQTGNGNAEKEISEMKDASSVLLNDGGQTEKSCGCVEDVRHRVV; this is encoded by the exons ATGGCAATAGCACGCGTTGCTACCGAATATGTGTTTTCTGATTTTTTATTGAAAGAGCAGAGTGACTCTAAGTATAAAGGCCTGCGTCTAGAACTGGCAACAGACAAACTGGTCACTTTTATCGCGGTTGGGCTTCCTTTGTTACTCATCTCACTCGCCTTTGCTCAAGAAGTCTCTGTGG GTACTCAGATCACATGTTTTCCACCCACTAACTTCACATTGAGACAGGCTGCATATGTGGACTCCTTCTGCTGGGCTGCAGTAGAGCATCACCCTTCAGAAAATGGAGCTGATAGCGCCCCCCTTCATCTACACAAG TTCTTTCCGTATATCCTTCTGCTGGTTGCAACCCTCATGTATATTCCTGCTCTCTTCTGGCGCTTCACGGCTGCCCCTTCCCTATCTTCTGACCTCAGTTTTATCATGGAGGAACTTGACCGTTGCTACAACCGTGCCATCCGCCTCACCAAGAGCCTCTCAACCAAACATGACAAAGACATTGCAGAAGACCCACACAG tggtcTTGAAATGACTGAAGCTTGTTTTAAGTACCCTCTTGTAGAGCAGTACTTAAAGACAAAGCGTTCATCTTGGGCTTTGGCTGCAAAATATCTGCTTTGTCGGATCTTAACATTCCTCACTTTACTGCTGGCCTGCTTTTATCTGACCTACTACATCTTTTGGGTGTCACCCAGTGATCAGTTCTCCTGTAACCTGCGCAGAG GTATATTAGTAAATGAGAGTGTGGTGCCAGATGCAGTTCAGTGTAAGCTGGTGGCGGTGGGTGTTTTCCACCTGCTAAGTTGCATGAATCTGGTGGTGTATTTACTGCTAGTACCGGCTGTGGTTTACGCTGCCTTCCAACCTGCTTGTCAGCACCAGCGCGCTCAGTTCCTCCGTCCATACCACCTGCTGCCTGCTTTCGGTCACGTGCTGGATTTGCAGCCTACCACTCGCCGTTATGATGACCTCAGCATCTACCTGCTGTTCTTGGAGGAAAACCTGAGTGAGCTTAAGAGCTACAAATGTTTGCAG GTGTTGGAGCTGCTGTCAGAGGGAGGGGAAGCTGCATTTGACACCATGTGTCTCCTCAGGACTCTAGGACAAGTGAGGACTGACATGGTGGACAGAAAACAAGCCCAAACTGGAAATGGAAATGCAGAGAAAGAAATCTCTGAAATGAAGG
- the LOC113049074 gene encoding ependymin-1 gives MWMCLDLKKVKKAMMHTVKLLCVVFSCLCAVAWASSHRQPCHAPPLTSGTMKVVSTGGHDLESGEFSYDSKANKFRFVEDTTHANKTSHMDVLIHFEEGVLYEIDSKNESCKKETLQFRKHLMEIPPDATHESEIYMGSPSITEQGLRVRVWNGKFPELHAHYSMSTTSCGCLPVSGSYHGEKKDLHFSFFGVETEVDDLQVFVPPAYCEGVAFEEAPDEHSFFDLFHD, from the exons ATGTGGATGTGTCTGGACCTTAAGAAAGTTAAGAAGGCAATGATGCATACAGTCAAGCTGCTCTGTGTGGTTTTCTCGTGCCTCTGTGCTGTCGCCTGGGCTTCGTCTCATCGCCAACCATGCC aTGCACCACCACTGACCAGTGGAACAATGAAAGTG GTTTCAACAGGGGGTCATGACCTTGAATCTGGAGAGTTCAGTTATGACTCCAAAGCGAATAAATTTCGTTTTGTGGAGGACACTACTCACGCGAACAAAACTTCTCATATGGATGTTCTCATACATTTTGAAGAG GGTGTACTTTATGAAATAGACAGTAAAAACGAGAGTTGCAAGAAGGAGACTCTGCAGTTCCGTAAGCACCTGATGGAGATTCCACCCGATGCCACTCACGAGTCGGAGATTTACATGGGCAGCCCCTCCATCACAGAGCAGGGACTCAGAGTTCGCGTGTGGAATGGAAAGTTCCCTGAACTTCATG CTCACTACTCTATGTCAACCACTTCCTGTGGCTGTTTGCCAGTCTCTGGCTCCTACCATGGTGAGAAGAAGGACCTTCACTTCAG TTTCTTCGGTGTTGAAACAGAAGTTGATGACCTGCAAGTCTTTGTGCCCCCGGCTTACTGTGAGGGGGTGGCATTTGAGGAAGCACCAGACGAGCACTCCTTCTTCGACCTGTTccacgattaa
- the LOC113049076 gene encoding uncharacterized protein LOC113049076 has translation MFRWCPSPLCTLIFILICMVSTNSSSPIGHRKSLSFSNSLRLTRTVRARVQQLLSRYKQQLFGDELFEYRDMKLSSLPAVTVSYQTWLNMQDTERLRLASNNLQSFWTHLEIQRQQLERERDAMKERRGKRGKPQSSLRQKFVSLQIDLRDLMKQVSSQLNSLSTTESTKTPLLHPLHATSSSGPLPSMHHSTERPTVLQTPTGTDNHRSSAHSSTQSTTVMERTSLSLPQPTLASEGFIFTGRSVDTQQTTTAETSRWIQHLKGYVILRDLERYLRRLARDYAVLQAKY, from the exons ATGTTTCGGTGGTGTCCGTCTCCTCTATGCACCCTTATCTTCATCCTCATTTGTATGGTGTCCACAAACTCCTCTTCTCCTATTGGCCACAGGAAGTCGCTGTCCTTCTCCAATTCATTGCGCCTCACACGCACTGTTCGGGCGCGCGTCCAACAACTGCTGTCCCGCTAT AAACAACAGCTGTTTGGTGACGAGCTCTTCGAATACAGAGATATGAAGCTGAGTTCACTTCCTGCAGTGACTGTCAGTTATCAGACCTGGCTAAACATGCAG GACACAGAGCGTTTGCGTTTGGCCTCTAACAACCTCCAAAGTTTCTGGACTCACCTGGAAATTCAGCGTCagcagctggagagagagagggatgcgATGAAGGAAAGAAGAGGCAAAAGAGGGAAGCCCCAGTCCAGCTTGCGCCAAAAATTTGTTAGTCTGCAAATAGATCTGCGAGACCTAATGAAACAAGTCAGCTCTCAG TTGAACAGTCTGAGTACCACTGAATCTACAAAAACCCCACTTCTCCATCCCCTGCACGCAACTTCATCTTCCGGTCCGCTTCCCAGCATGCATCATTCCACAGAGAGGCCCACTGTACTCCAGACCCCAACAGGGACAGATAATCATCGCAGCTCTGCACACTCCTCTACACAATCTACTACAGTGATGGAGAGGACCTCTCTCAGCCTCCCACAGCCCACCCTGGCCTCAGAAGGCTTTATTTTTACGGGAAGATCAGTGGACACCCAGCAGACAACAACAGCAGAGACGTCCCGCTGGATTCAGCATCTGAAAGGGTATGTGATACTGAGAGATCTGGAACGCTACTTGAGAAGATTGGCGCGAGATTATGCTGTGCTCCAAGCCAAATACTGA
- the LOC113049075 gene encoding LOW QUALITY PROTEIN: unconventional myosin-Ic-like (The sequence of the model RefSeq protein was modified relative to this genomic sequence to represent the inferred CDS: deleted 1 base in 1 codon), protein MESALSARDRVGVQDFLLLENYNSEAAFVENLRRRYREGLFYTYIGSVLVSVNPYRELEIYSKQNMERHRGVNFYEISPHIFALADNSYRALRTERRDQCILISGESGAGKTEASKKILQYYTHICPTRNNTHTIRERLLQSNPVLEAFGNAKTLRNDNSSRFGKYMDIQFDYKGAPIGGHILIYLLEKSRVAHQNHGERNFHIFYQLLEGGEEPLLKTLGLEKTNPQHYHYLVKGNCPRVSSISDKNGWKVVRNALTIIGFNEEEIQELMEIVASVLHLGNIQFGEDEEGETHVTTEPQLQYLSQLLGVDGSVLKEALTHKKMVAKGEEMISPLSLEQALSARDSLAKAIYGRAFTWLVQKLNQSLAFKDEVYYSSKCSSIIGLLDIYGFEVFQHNSFEQFCINYCNEKLQQLFIGLTLKSEQEEYEAEGIVWERVEYFNNKIICDLVEEKHKGIIAILDEECLRRGDASDITFLEKLEDTLGGHAHFVTHKMANGKIRKAIGREEFRLVHYAGEVNYNVNGFLDKNNDLLYRHLKEVLCQSGNHIVSQCFHADELMDQRRPETAATQFKLSLAKLMEILMSKEPSYVRCIKPNDAKQPARFDEVLVRHQVKYLGLMENLRVRRAGFAYRRNYEAFLERYKSLCPDTWPNWHGKLPEGVATLVKHLNYKPEEYKLGRSKIFIRFPRTLFVTEDALEAKKQTIAVTLQTSWRGYRERAKYHRIRHAVIVIQSWWRGVKGRRKAKHRRQAADTIRRFIKGFILRNEPRCPDNEYFLDHVRFSFLMKVKRNLPKSVLEKGWPRPPPSLTEASEHLHRMCIRNMVNDYCRRIQPEWKKQLEQKVVASAIFNGQKDCYPRSVPKLFVATRLETEEINLKVLQTLGTDNKVKYGVAVTKYDRHGFRARVRQLLLTTSSAVLVQEAKIKQRIDYGTLLGISVSSLSDGFFVLHVPTTDSKQKGDLVLQCDHVIEAVTKLAIMADKIHNVNISQDSIRFAVSRGKEGVIDFSSGSELRVVKTKNGHLSVTTPQIS, encoded by the exons ATGGAGAGCGCTCTCTCTGCAAGAGATCGGGTCGGCGTCCAAGACTTCCTGCTCTTGGAGAACTACAACAGCGAAGCTGCTTTCGTTGAAAACCTGCGCCGGCGGTACAGAGAGGGCCTTTTTTAT ACATATATTGGCTCAGTGCTAGTGTCGGTGAATCCTTACAGAGAGCTGGAGATTTATTCCAAACAGAACATGGAGCGCCACAGAGGAGTCAATTTCTATGAGATCTCCCCTCACAT TTTTGCCCTGGCCGATAATTCATATCGTGCACTTCGGACTGAGAGACGAGATCAGTGTATTCTGATTTCGGGTGAGAGTGGCGCTGGAAAGACTGAGGCCTCCAAAAAAATCCTTCAGTACTACACACACATCTGTCCTACCcgcaacaacacacacactatcaGAGAGAGACTGTTGCAGTCCAACCCAGTACTGGAG GCTTTTGGGAATGCTAAAACTCTCCGGAATGACAATTCGAGTCGTTTTGGGAAATACATGGACATTCAGTTTGACTACAAG GGCGCTCCAATTGGAGGTCACATCCTAATCTACCTGTTAGAGAAATCCCGCGTGGCCCATCAGAACCATGGTGAGAGAAACTTCCACATCTTCTATCAGCTGCTGGAGGGTGGAGAAGAGCCTCTTTTGAAGACACTTGGTTTGGAGAAAACCAACCCACAACATTATCATTACCTGGTTAAG GGTAACTGTCCACGGGTGAGCTCTATCAGTGATAAGAACGGTTGGAAAGTTGTGAGAAATGCTCTCACCATCATTGGCTTTAATGAGGAAGAGATACAG GAGCTGATGGAGATTGTGGCCAGTGTTTTACATCTGGGTAACATACAGTTCGGTGAAGATGAGGAGGGAGAGACACATGTCACCACCGAACCTCAACTGCAATATCTGTCCCAG CTGCTGGGTGTGGACGGGTCAGTCCTGAAAGAAGCTCTTACTCACAAGAAAATGGTTGCCAAAGGGGAGGAG ATGATCAGTCCCTTGAGTTTAGAACAGGCTCTGTCTGCTCGGGACTCTTTGGCCAAAGCCATATATGGTCGTGCCTTTACCTGGCTTGTCCAGAAGTTAAACCAGTCATTGGCCTTTAAG gATGAAGTCTACTACTCCAGTAAATGTTCTTCTATTATTGGTTTGCTGGACATATATGGATTTGAGGTCTTTCAACACAACAG TTTTGAGCAGTTTTGCATTAATTACTGCAATGAAAAACTGCAGCAGCTGTTTATTGGGCTCACTCTGAAAAGTGAACAGGAGGAGTACGAGGCAGAGGGGATCGTG TGGGAGAGAGTGgaatatttcaacaacaaaatcaTTTGTGACCTGGTGGAGGAGAAACATAAAGGCATCATCGCCATTctg GATGAGGAGTGTTTAAGACGAGGGGATGCCAGTGACATCACCTTTCTGGAGAAGTTGGAGGACACACTGGGAGGCCATGCTCATTTTGTCAC TCATAAAATGGCCAATGGGAAGATCCGCAAGGCTATTGGGCGAGAGGAATTTAGACTGGTTCATTATGCTGGAGAGGTCAACTACAACGTCAATG GGTTTCTGGACAAAAATAATGACCTGCTATACAGACACTTGAAGGAG GTGCTGTGTCAGTCGGGGAATCACATTGTCAGTCAGTGCTTCCATGCAGATGAGTTGATGGACCAGAGAAGGCCAGAGACG GCTGCCACACAGTTCAAGCTCAGTTTGGCTAAACTGATGGAGATTCTGATGTCTAAGGAACCATCGTATGTACGCTGCATAAAACCCAACGATGCTAAACAGCCAG CCAGATTCGATGAGGTTTTGGTCAGGCATCAGGTGAAGTATTTG GGTTTGATGGAGAATCTGAGAGTAAGGAGAGCTGGATTTGCATACAGACGAAACTATGAGGCGTTCTTAGAGAG GTATAAGTCTCTGTGTCCGGACACCTGGCCAAACTGGCATGGGAAACTCCCAGAGGGGGTTGCCACTCTGGTTAAACACCTCAACTACAAACCTGAAGAATACAAACTGGGCAG GTCCAAAATCTTTATCCGCTTTCCAAGGACTTTGTTTGTGACTGAGGATGCACTTGAGGCCAAGAAACAAACCATTG CCGTCACTCTGCAGACATCTTGGCGGGGCTACAGGGAGCGAGCCAAGTACCACCGGATCCGACACGCGG TAATTGTTATCCAGTCATGGTGGAGAGGAGTCAAAGGCAGAAGGAAGGCCAAGCATCGTAGACAAGCAGCTGACACTATACGCAG GTTCATCAAAGGCTTCATCCTGCGCAATGAGCCTCGTTGCCCTGACAATGAGTACTTTCTGGATCATGTGCGGTTCTCTTTCTTGATGAAAGTGAAACGAAATCTGCCAAAAAGTGTTCTCGAAAAGGGCTGGCCAAGACCACCACCCTCACTCACTGAG GCATCTGAGCACCTTCACAGAATGTGCATCCGCAACATGGTCAATGACTACTGCAGGAGAATCCAGCCAGAGTGGAAGAAGCAG TTGGAACAGAAGGTTGTGGCCAGTGCGATCTTTAATGGTCAGAAGGACTGCTACCCTAGAAGTGTTCCCAAACTCTTCGTAGCCACCAGACTGG AGACTGAAGAAATCAATCTCAAAGTTCTGCAAACTCTTGGGACTGACAACAAGGTGAAG tacgGTGTAGCGGTCACTAAGTACGATCGGCACGGTTTCCGCGCACGTGTGCGTCAGCTGCTGTTGACCACTTCATCTGCTGTGCTGGTCCAGGAAGCCAAAATCAAACAACGTATCGACTACGGCACATTGCTGG GTATCTCTGTTAGTTCCCTCAGTGATGGATTCTTTGTTTTGCATGTTCCCACCACTGACAGTAAGCAGAAG GGTGACCTGGTGCTGCAATGTGATCATGTGATTGAGGCTGTCACCAAGCTGGCCATCATGGCAGATAAGATACACAACGTAAACATCAGCcaggacag TATCAGGTTTGCCGTATCGAGGGGAAAAGAGGGAGTGATAGATTTCTCCAGTGGTTCAGAACTGCGAGTGGTTAAGACCAAGAATGGACACCTGTCTGTG ACCACCCCACAAATCTCATGA